A portion of the Vicingus serpentipes genome contains these proteins:
- the rsfS gene encoding ribosome silencing factor, with amino-acid sequence MSKKKALSSSEMLVGVATKGLQDLKGEKIISIDLRETENAVCDFFIICSGTSNTHVNALSKAVQEEVRKTLNDKPWHSEGFGNAEWILLDYVNVVIHIFQEETRDFYNVEGLWADAKFKEYN; translated from the coding sequence ATGAGTAAAAAGAAAGCATTATCATCATCAGAAATGTTAGTTGGTGTAGCGACAAAAGGTCTTCAAGACTTAAAAGGAGAGAAAATCATCAGTATAGATTTAAGAGAAACAGAAAACGCAGTTTGCGATTTTTTCATTATTTGCTCAGGAACATCAAATACTCACGTAAATGCACTGTCAAAAGCAGTACAAGAAGAAGTAAGAAAAACGCTAAATGATAAACCTTGGCATTCTGAAGGATTTGGAAATGCTGAATGGATTCTATTAGACTATGTAAATGTAGTTATCCATATTTTCCAAGAAGAAACAAGAGATTTTTATAATGTTGAAGGCTTGTGGGCCGATGCAAAATTTAAAGAGTACAACTAA
- a CDS encoding biotin--[acetyl-CoA-carboxylase] ligase yields MSEGLTFGYRIIKLDEVASTNSYAHNLAVETNLIEGLVVLAKNQTEGKGQRGNIWQVESGKNLTFSLVLKPNLAVSEQFMLSKVVALGIADFLASLNLEQVNIKWPNDIWVNNKKIAGILIENTLKSNKISTSIVGVGLNVNQQVFNSNLNATSLQNELSINFDIEILLNDLLICLEKRYLMLRALQYQKINTDYLNNLLGYNTELNYKIGENHCKGIIRGVNPLGLLQLEIEGQLNEFDLKEVSLIGV; encoded by the coding sequence ATGAGTGAAGGATTAACTTTTGGCTATAGAATAATTAAATTAGATGAAGTGGCATCTACCAACTCATATGCTCATAATTTAGCTGTTGAAACAAATTTAATTGAAGGATTAGTTGTTTTGGCAAAAAATCAAACAGAAGGCAAGGGGCAAAGGGGTAATATTTGGCAAGTAGAATCGGGTAAAAACTTAACGTTTTCGTTGGTGTTAAAACCCAATTTAGCCGTAAGCGAACAATTTATGCTAAGTAAAGTTGTTGCCTTAGGAATTGCTGATTTTTTAGCATCGTTAAACTTAGAACAAGTTAACATAAAATGGCCAAATGATATATGGGTAAACAACAAAAAAATTGCAGGTATTTTAATTGAAAACACCTTAAAATCCAATAAAATAAGCACCTCAATTGTTGGGGTTGGTTTAAATGTAAACCAACAAGTATTTAACTCAAATTTAAATGCTACTTCTTTACAAAACGAGTTGAGTATAAATTTTGATATAGAAATCCTTTTAAACGATTTATTAATTTGTTTAGAGAAACGCTACTTAATGTTAAGGGCTTTACAATACCAAAAAATAAATACCGATTACCTTAATAATTTACTGGGTTATAATACTGAACTCAACTATAAAATTGGCGAAAACCATTGTAAAGGAATAATAAGAGGAGTAAACCCTCTAGGTTTATTGCAATTAGAAATTGAAGGACAGCTTAATGAATTTGATTTAAAAGAAGTGAGTTTGATTGGGGTTTAG
- a CDS encoding SRPBCC family protein, which translates to MIIDTTPKIVNANPETVYNFLFDINNFKGLFPEDKIENWDSTEEYCTFRIKGMTDIGLKRVAATPNSLIYLDSYGKVPFKFTLNIFLEEKENNTTEAKLKFDGEINPFMKMMVEKPLTNFFNMLSDKLVEKYK; encoded by the coding sequence ATGATTATTGATACTACCCCAAAAATAGTTAACGCTAATCCTGAAACGGTTTATAATTTTTTGTTTGACATTAATAATTTTAAAGGATTATTTCCTGAAGATAAAATTGAAAACTGGGACTCAACTGAAGAGTATTGTACCTTTAGAATTAAAGGAATGACTGATATTGGATTAAAAAGAGTAGCTGCTACACCTAATTCTTTAATTTATTTAGATTCTTATGGTAAAGTGCCTTTTAAATTTACCTTAAACATTTTTTTAGAAGAAAAAGAAAACAACACCACCGAAGCCAAACTAAAGTTTGATGGCGAAATAAACCCATTTATGAAAATGATGGTTGAAAAACCATTGACAAACTTTTTTAATATGCTTTCGGATAAATTGGTTGAGAAGTATAAATAA
- the pyrE gene encoding orotate phosphoribosyltransferase, with product MIFNKESATKVAQSLLQIKAIKLQPANHFTWASGWKSPIYCDNRKILSYPKVRTFVRQQFVEAIENNYPNVDVIVGVATGGIAIGALIAEDMGLPFCYVRSAAKGHGMQNLIEGEVPTGKNVVVIEDLISTGGSSLKAVDALRESDCIVLGMAAIFTYDFDLAKNNFKEKKCKLLTLSDYNVLIQAAEAENYITEKDVQSLTEWRENPSEWSPK from the coding sequence ATGATATTTAATAAAGAATCGGCAACAAAAGTAGCCCAATCGTTATTACAAATTAAAGCGATTAAATTGCAACCTGCAAATCATTTTACGTGGGCATCGGGTTGGAAGTCACCAATTTATTGTGATAATCGAAAAATTTTATCTTATCCAAAGGTGAGAACTTTTGTTCGTCAACAGTTTGTTGAAGCCATAGAAAACAACTACCCAAATGTAGATGTAATTGTTGGTGTAGCTACTGGTGGAATTGCTATTGGAGCTCTTATTGCTGAAGATATGGGCTTACCATTTTGCTACGTTCGTTCGGCAGCAAAAGGACACGGAATGCAAAACTTAATTGAAGGTGAAGTACCTACAGGTAAAAATGTAGTGGTTATCGAAGATTTAATTTCTACAGGTGGAAGTAGTTTAAAAGCTGTTGATGCTTTGAGAGAAAGCGATTGCATTGTTTTAGGAATGGCTGCAATTTTTACATACGATTTTGATTTAGCTAAAAACAACTTTAAGGAAAAGAAATGTAAGTTATTAACCTTAAGCGATTATAATGTATTGATACAAGCTGCTGAAGCTGAAAATTACATTACTGAAAAAGATGTTCAATCATTAACTGAATGGAGAGAAAATCCATCCGAATGGTCACCAAAATAA
- a CDS encoding NUDIX hydrolase: MNFFEKNAVPFITELLLSKNRISGIIICVDDVEEAFQEFKSTFKVIAAAGGVVKNTQNETLFIYRLDKWDLPKGKVEQGEQIDEAAIREVEEECAVTGLEIIASLKDTYHIYTMGEELVLKQTHWFKMKTTFNGKLIPQTEEGIEEVKWMSDDEINTNVLANTYASIADFIATSVCL; the protein is encoded by the coding sequence TTGAATTTTTTTGAAAAAAATGCAGTGCCTTTTATTACCGAATTACTTTTGTCTAAGAATAGAATAAGCGGCATTATTATTTGTGTTGATGATGTGGAAGAAGCATTTCAGGAGTTTAAATCAACCTTTAAAGTAATTGCAGCAGCTGGAGGGGTAGTTAAAAACACCCAAAACGAAACCTTATTTATTTACAGACTAGATAAATGGGATTTACCCAAAGGCAAGGTAGAACAAGGAGAGCAAATTGATGAAGCTGCAATAAGAGAGGTAGAAGAAGAATGTGCAGTTACTGGACTAGAAATTATTGCTTCGCTAAAAGATACTTACCATATTTATACAATGGGAGAGGAGTTGGTTTTAAAGCAAACGCATTGGTTTAAAATGAAAACAACATTTAATGGTAAATTAATTCCGCAAACAGAGGAAGGTATTGAAGAAGTGAAATGGATGAGTGATGATGAAATTAATACTAATGTTTTGGCGAATACTTATGCTTCAATAGCTGATTTTATAGCAACTAGCGTTTGTTTATAA